One stretch of Methanomassiliicoccales archaeon DNA includes these proteins:
- a CDS encoding RDD family protein — protein MPTGYDLIEHSHEFRMHLLKRLAAGLIDAIVIFLPVVLIVYLVDLEPKEMLVGVLSGFCWFFYSAVFESRTGASIGKKMLGLIVVSTDGPMSFSKGIIRNVPKMFWYIFLPLDILVGFTRNQDPRQRWVDSVSATTVIKK, from the coding sequence ATGCCGACTGGGTACGATCTTATAGAGCATAGTCATGAGTTCAGAATGCACCTGCTGAAGAGATTGGCAGCGGGATTGATCGACGCCATTGTGATCTTCCTCCCGGTCGTGTTAATCGTCTATTTGGTCGACTTGGAACCAAAGGAAATGTTGGTCGGGGTTCTTTCAGGGTTCTGTTGGTTCTTTTATTCAGCCGTATTTGAGTCGAGGACTGGGGCTTCCATTGGCAAGAAAATGTTAGGATTAATTGTAGTTTCTACTGATGGGCCAATGAGTTTCAGTAAAGGAATCATTAGGAATGTTCCAAAGATGTTCTGGTATATTTTTTTACCACTAGATATTTTAGTGGGTTTTACTAGAAACCAAGATCCCAGGCAGAGATGGGTCGATAGCGTTTCAGCCACAACAGTAATTAAAAAATAA